TCCCACTGGAATCGCCAGGACTTCGCCTGGCGCACAACTACTCAGCTGAGGTCCGGCTCGTCTTGATTTTGCGGCCTCGCAAACTCCTTCGCCGGCTTCGTAACATCGAACCATATTGCGTGAATAACAGTATTTTGTGCTCCAAATGTGCGGCAATGGATCGATGAACGAATCCTGGCTCAGTCAAACATGCGAGACCGCAAAATCAAGGCAAGACGGACCAATCCCGTGTACGATTAGAATTTGCTGAATTGTTGCAAATTTACAAGAGAATCATGGACGTATAAAATGATTGCTTATCCTGCCCGATCCATGCCCGGGCAAATCGATCACTCACCACCTCTCACCGCCAAATCAATCAATATGCCCCAGCAACAACACATTCTGATCATCGACGACGAAGTCGACATGCTCCAGGGACTGCAACGGGTTCTCTCCTTCGAGCTGGAGAGCGTTACCGTTTCCATCGTGGCCAATCCACTGGAGGCGCTGGAACTGATCAGCAAGCGCAATTACGAGTTGATCCTTCTCGACGTTTGCATGCCTGAGATGAACGGCATGGACCTGCTCGTCCGGATCCGCGAAATCGACCCGCACGTGACCATGATCATGATGACCGCCTACGGCAGCATTGAAACCGCGGTGGAGGCCATCCGGCGCGGGGCCTACGACTTTGTGACCAAGCCCTTCGAGATTCCCGACCTGCTGCGGGTTTTGCGCAAAGGATTGGAGCGCAATCAGCTGATCCGAGAGAACCTGAACCTGAAGGCCAAGGTCACCCAGAAAAACACATTTGAAAGCTTCATTGGCCAGACCCCGACCATGCGCCGCCTCTACGACACCATCCAGGCCTTGGCCCATACCAACTACACCGTGCTTATCCGCGGTCAGAGCGGTACCGGCAAGGAGCTGGCGGCCAGGGCCATCCATGATCTGAGCAAGCGCAAGGCGCATCCTTTTTTTGCCGTGAATTGCCCGGCCATTCCGGAACAACTCCTGGAAAGCGAACTGTTCGGGCACAAGAAAGGCGCTTTTACCGGAGCGGATACGGACTACACCGGACTCTTCGAGGAAGCTGACGGCTCAACCTTGCTTCTGGATGAGATCGGAGACATCCCGGTTTCCCTGCAGACCAAGCTGCTGCGCGTGCTCCAGGAGCAGGAACTGCGTCCCCTGGGCGGGACCAGAAGCAAGAAGATCAACGTGCGGATCCTGGCCAGTACCAACCAGGACCTGGAGAAGAAGATCAGCGAGCGGACCTTCAGGGAGGATTTGTTCTACCGGTTGAACGTGGTCACGGTGCGGACGCCGACCTTGCGGGAAATTCGAGACGACATTCCCCTGCTGCTGGATCATCTCAGCAAGCAGTTCAGCGCGGAACTGGAAATTCCAGCCAAGCACTTTTCCCTTGCCTCCGCGGAAATGTTGATGCGCCGCAATTGGCCCGGAAACATCCGCGAATTGCAGAATTTTGTCCGCAGGATGCTCATTTTCTGCAAAGAGGAGGAAATCGAGCCCATGCACATCCAGGCCGTGGAAAATCCCGGGACGATACCGACCTTGAGCGAGGCCTTTCAGATCTGCGAAATGCCCACGGAGCCTTACATTGCGGCCCGGAATAAGGTTCTGGAGCAGTTCACCCGCTCCTACGTCCAGAATCTCCTGTTCACCACCAACGGCAACATCTCCAGGTCCGCCAAGATGGCCGGCCTCAGCCGGGTAGCCATGCAGAAGATCATGCGTCGGATGGACATGCAGCCGTTGAACTTCCGCAACCCCGAACGCTGCCCGCAATAAAACGGCACGCCATTGAGGTTGCGCTCCACTTGACCATCACTGCCGATCACGAATTTTTGTCGAGCAGCAAACGCACAGCGGGAAGGATATTGTCGACGATCACATCCACCCCGGCTACGTTGGGGTGGATGCCGTCCGGAAGGGTCAGGTCCGGGTTGCCGGGGATGCCGGGAATGAAGTCCGGTACGAGAGGAATTTGCTTTGTTCTGGACAGCTCCTGGTAGATGTCGTGAAACCGCGTGTTGTACTCCTGATCCGGATCCCGCAGGGAAAGCACGCCGGTCAAGAGAACTTCGGCTCCTATCGCCCTGCACTTGTCGATGATCATTTCCAGATTGTCCATGACCTCATCCTCGGGCAATCGCTGATAGATGTCATTGGCCCCGAATTCAACGATCACCAGATCCGGATTGCGCTCAAGGAGCGGATCAAGCCGGTACAATCCGTCATGTGCCGTATCTCCGGACACGCCGCCATTGATCACCGCCACATCCCTGCCCTCATCTCCAAGGGCTCGCTCCAATCTGGATGCGAAGGAGTCCTCCGGCAGCAAACCGTACCCGGCGGTCAGACTGTCTCCCAGCGCCAATATCGTGATCATTGTTCCTCCTGATGGTTGCAAGAGATCATCCGGCCTATGCCGCCCTGGTTTCCTTGGAATCATAATCAGTTTTCGGCTTATGATCTAGATTCGTTTTCGAACGCAAGCATGTGGAAGAGGATTGTGGAAGAACAAGGAAATGCTTCCAAGTAACGGCCTCATTCCAATGATGACAGAGCCAAACATCAATGCTTCGTCAATTACAACGACCAGGCGAAACATTTTTTTCTTGACAGTTCAAAACATCGGAGTATGTTTCTTTCAGCGCCGATTTGAGTCAGCTTGCGGGCGCGTTATAAATTCAGCTAAATCGAGATCCTGTCCCGCTTTGGCTTCAAGCTGAGCGGTTTTTTTTGTTCTATTTCCCTACGTCGCCGATTTAATTCACAACTTGCAGGGCGACAAAAAAATGCTGCTAAAGCGTTGGCCCGCCGAACTCGCTCCCAGTGGTTGCCAAACGCAGCTCATTCACCAGGAGCGAAAAAGGTGCGCCCCATGTCTTCCCTTTCTTCATTTCAATCCTACCTGTTCACTTCGGAATCCGTTTCCGAAGGTCATCCTGACAAGCTGGCCGACCTGATTTCCGACCGTGTTCTGGACGCATTCCTGGACAAGGACCCCAATGCCCGGGTGGCCTGCGAGACCATGCTCGCGGATCAATGTGTTGTTGTAGCCGGAGAATTCAAAACCCGCCGCCAAGAAGACTTCAGTGAAATCCGTGAATCAGCTGACTCCCTGGTACGCCAGCTTCTTCGAGAAGTCGGCTACAGCAGTTCGGAAACCGGCATTGATCCTGAGCGTTGTGAAATCCAGATCCGGTTCAACGGTCAGTCCGGCGACATCAACCAGGGGGTTGACCGCACTGACGGTATCCTTGGAGCCGGCGACCAGGGCCTGATGTTCGGCTACGCCTGTGACGAGACTCCGGAACTCATGCCTGCGGCGATCACCTACGCCCATAAGCTGGTTCAGCGGCAGGCCGAGCTGCGCAAAAGCGGCGCCCTTCCCTGGCTCCAGCCCGACGCCAAGTCCCAGGTCACGTTCCGCTACGTCGACGGTCGACCGGCTCAGGTCGAGGCCGTGGTCCTCTCCACCCAACACGACCAGGACATCGAACTTGACGAACTGCGCAAAGAAGTCCGCAAACACATCATCGACCCGGTGATTCCGGAAGAAATCCGTTCTCCTGACTTCCGTACTCTGATCAATCCCACCGGACGCTTCGTCACCGGCGGGCCCAAGGGAGATACCGGGCTTACCGGACGCAAAATCATCGTCGACACGTACGGCGGTGCGGCGCCCCACGGCGGCGGCGCCTTCTCCGGCAAGGATCCGAGCAAGGTGGACAGATCAGCGGCCTACATGGCCCGACTTCTGGCCAAAACGGTCGTCTCCCGAGGCTGGGCAAACCGCTGTCTGGTGCAGCTCTCCTACGCCATCGGCGTGGCCGAACCGGTCAGCTTTCTGGTTGATACGTTCGGAACGGGCAACGGCAGGGATTTCGCGTCCGAACTGTCCTCGGAATTCGATCTGCGCCCCCGCGGGATCATCGAACGCCTCGATCTGCTGCGTCCCATCTATTTCCCGACGGCGTCCTACGGCCACTTCGGCCGAGAGAACCTGAACCTGCCCTGGGAAGACGCGTCCTGATCCGGCGACCATTGCGGAAGTACGCCTTGCTTGGCTCCGATTAATTCACAGTAAGGGCGATCCGCCGCCTCATGAAGAAGCCTCCAGTGATACCTGGAGGCTTTCTTTTTTCACACTACCCGCCCGAGGTCCGTTGCGCTGCCATGCCGAGACCCCAGGTTTTCAGTATTTATGCGATGTAGGTGGCGGGTGTATGTTGTGGCCTGGAAGTTTCTCGGACTTCCCGCCCATCCAACGCGATCAGGTTGCGCTTGGCCTTGCTGAAGACCAGACCCAATTCATATACCGTCATTCCGGGCCGGCCCTGGTACTTCTCGCTGTACCCCTTGGCCCGAACCTGCTCCAGGGCCGGGTTGCCTTCGACCTCCGCGGCCTGAATCAGCTTGATCTCCATCACGAAGACCTTGTTCTCCAGGATCACGGTCAGATCGGCCTGGCCCTTGTTGGTCACGTCCTCCGGGATGATCCGG
The Desulfonatronum thiosulfatophilum DNA segment above includes these coding regions:
- the metK gene encoding methionine adenosyltransferase encodes the protein MSSLSSFQSYLFTSESVSEGHPDKLADLISDRVLDAFLDKDPNARVACETMLADQCVVVAGEFKTRRQEDFSEIRESADSLVRQLLREVGYSSSETGIDPERCEIQIRFNGQSGDINQGVDRTDGILGAGDQGLMFGYACDETPELMPAAITYAHKLVQRQAELRKSGALPWLQPDAKSQVTFRYVDGRPAQVEAVVLSTQHDQDIELDELRKEVRKHIIDPVIPEEIRSPDFRTLINPTGRFVTGGPKGDTGLTGRKIIVDTYGGAAPHGGGAFSGKDPSKVDRSAAYMARLLAKTVVSRGWANRCLVQLSYAIGVAEPVSFLVDTFGTGNGRDFASELSSEFDLRPRGIIERLDLLRPIYFPTASYGHFGRENLNLPWEDAS
- a CDS encoding arylesterase yields the protein MITILALGDSLTAGYGLLPEDSFASRLERALGDEGRDVAVINGGVSGDTAHDGLYRLDPLLERNPDLVIVEFGANDIYQRLPEDEVMDNLEMIIDKCRAIGAEVLLTGVLSLRDPDQEYNTRFHDIYQELSRTKQIPLVPDFIPGIPGNPDLTLPDGIHPNVAGVDVIVDNILPAVRLLLDKNS
- a CDS encoding sigma-54-dependent transcriptional regulator — protein: MPQQQHILIIDDEVDMLQGLQRVLSFELESVTVSIVANPLEALELISKRNYELILLDVCMPEMNGMDLLVRIREIDPHVTMIMMTAYGSIETAVEAIRRGAYDFVTKPFEIPDLLRVLRKGLERNQLIRENLNLKAKVTQKNTFESFIGQTPTMRRLYDTIQALAHTNYTVLIRGQSGTGKELAARAIHDLSKRKAHPFFAVNCPAIPEQLLESELFGHKKGAFTGADTDYTGLFEEADGSTLLLDEIGDIPVSLQTKLLRVLQEQELRPLGGTRSKKINVRILASTNQDLEKKISERTFREDLFYRLNVVTVRTPTLREIRDDIPLLLDHLSKQFSAELEIPAKHFSLASAEMLMRRNWPGNIRELQNFVRRMLIFCKEEEIEPMHIQAVENPGTIPTLSEAFQICEMPTEPYIAARNKVLEQFTRSYVQNLLFTTNGNISRSAKMAGLSRVAMQKIMRRMDMQPLNFRNPERCPQ